A genomic window from Ilyobacter polytropus DSM 2926 includes:
- a CDS encoding 4Fe-4S dicluster domain-containing protein encodes MIKVINDKCKACGECILACPCDVLRMDKETGLATVKYPDDCQLCNLCVYYCPYDAMELTAEKNGKLVLSWS; translated from the coding sequence ATGATCAAAGTGATTAATGATAAGTGTAAAGCTTGTGGTGAATGTATACTGGCATGTCCTTGCGACGTACTTAGAATGGATAAAGAAACTGGTCTAGCTACTGTAAAATACCCTGATGACTGTCAGCTCTGTAATCTATGTGTCTATTACTGTCCCTATGATGCCATGGAATTGACAGCTGAAAAAAATGGAAAGCTTGTTCTCAGCTGGAGTTAA
- a CDS encoding FAD-dependent oxidoreductase: MIIHTKEEYTTDILVIGGGIAAVFAATRASKNKTNVIVVDKGSIGRSGQTPFASAMAVFDEELGHKRDEWHRIVEENSKKLNNPAYLDSYMDYSKEIYKDLESWKATDVGFGGVLRKKLLEDKNIKIIERTMITTLLEENNVVTGAVGFSLDSEKAIVIKAKSVILCTGAGGFKPNGFQVSSLTFDGDAMAYKIGAKISGKEFVDTHDNDPDSPAYCWGQWQGMWSMGLPKLTEGPMEGGGQALDLTGALAAHKGLIPVEMPRPDGPPLGKGDGKQGPPNGERSDRPQGPPGGKEDREGDHPKGGHPEHPIGGASAGLSVHKAEGLFPSDNKCATSIKGLYAAGDCLSSMLVGPIYNGVGGFSVMGSAVQGAVAGEASAKYVKNKIIKNISDEKITNSIIEMFEPLNYEKGYSPGWVEHLIQGVLTPYYVLYIKEKNRLESALTMVEFYREHFVPRLKAKDLHDLRKAHEVKNMLLNAEMKLRSSLFRTESRGNHYREDYPESDDKNWLAWVVIKRNNKGEMELEKFNRDDYKKMIKS, translated from the coding sequence ATGATAATCCATACAAAAGAAGAGTATACTACAGATATATTAGTTATAGGTGGAGGAATTGCAGCCGTTTTCGCAGCAACCAGAGCCAGTAAAAATAAAACCAATGTAATAGTGGTAGATAAGGGCAGTATAGGAAGATCGGGGCAGACACCATTTGCCAGTGCTATGGCTGTTTTTGATGAAGAACTTGGACATAAAAGAGATGAATGGCACAGAATTGTAGAAGAAAATTCTAAAAAACTCAATAACCCTGCATATTTAGATTCATATATGGATTATTCCAAGGAGATATATAAAGATCTGGAAAGCTGGAAAGCAACTGACGTTGGATTTGGGGGAGTATTAAGAAAAAAACTACTAGAGGATAAGAATATAAAAATTATTGAAAGAACCATGATTACAACACTTCTTGAGGAAAATAATGTTGTTACAGGGGCTGTTGGATTTTCTCTTGATAGCGAAAAAGCAATTGTAATAAAGGCTAAATCTGTAATCTTGTGTACAGGTGCCGGTGGATTTAAACCAAATGGCTTTCAAGTGAGTTCCCTGACTTTTGATGGAGATGCCATGGCCTATAAAATAGGAGCAAAAATCTCAGGAAAAGAGTTTGTAGATACACATGACAATGATCCTGATTCCCCTGCATATTGCTGGGGGCAATGGCAAGGAATGTGGAGCATGGGACTTCCAAAATTAACAGAAGGTCCTATGGAAGGCGGAGGTCAGGCCCTTGACTTAACTGGAGCCCTTGCGGCACATAAGGGATTAATACCTGTGGAAATGCCAAGGCCAGATGGACCACCTCTAGGTAAAGGAGATGGAAAACAAGGCCCGCCAAATGGTGAAAGATCAGATAGACCTCAAGGCCCGCCAGGTGGGAAAGAAGATAGAGAAGGTGATCATCCAAAAGGAGGGCACCCAGAGCATCCTATCGGAGGAGCATCAGCAGGACTCAGTGTACATAAGGCTGAAGGTTTATTTCCAAGTGACAATAAGTGTGCAACTTCTATCAAAGGGCTCTATGCAGCTGGAGACTGCCTGTCTTCAATGCTGGTTGGACCTATTTATAATGGAGTAGGTGGATTCTCTGTAATGGGGTCAGCTGTACAGGGAGCCGTTGCAGGAGAAGCTTCTGCAAAATATGTAAAGAATAAAATTATAAAAAATATTAGCGATGAAAAAATAACAAATTCAATTATTGAGATGTTTGAACCTTTAAATTATGAAAAAGGGTATTCTCCAGGATGGGTAGAGCATCTGATACAAGGGGTTTTAACACCTTATTATGTCTTATATATAAAAGAAAAAAATAGATTGGAATCTGCACTTACAATGGTTGAGTTTTACAGAGAGCATTTTGTACCTAGGTTAAAAGCTAAAGACCTTCACGACTTAAGGAAGGCTCATGAAGTAAAAAATATGCTCTTAAATGCAGAGATGAAACTGAGATCATCACTTTTTAGAACTGAAAGCAGAGGGAATCATTATAGAGAGGATTACCCTGAAAGTGATGATAAAAACTGGCTTGCCTGGGTAGTTATTAAGCGGAATAATAAGGGTGAGATGGAACTTGAAAAATTCAACAGAGATGATTATAAAAAAATGATTAAATCATAA
- a CDS encoding FAD-dependent oxidoreductase codes for MTNYSKDRYSTDVLVIGGGIAAVFAATRATEAGAKVIVVDKGSIGRSGQTPFASGMTIFDEESGHDRANWHRILEENSKKLNNPAYLDMYMDYSKEIYSDLEKWGATNTGFGKVFRDKLLANGNIKVIERTMITTLLEENGHIVGATGFKLDSEEAVLIKAKTVILCTGAGGFKPNGFQVGSLTFDGDAMAYRIGAKISGKEFVDTHDTNSETPAYCWGLPFQRKWSMGLPKETDGPVDGGGMALDLSSAIEAHKGLIPVEMKRPEGPPPGGDNPPMDKRPKGDRPPMGKKPEGRPEEGKAHLEMSGDMVGGASAGLSVHKAEGLFPSDDKCATNIKGLYAAGDCLSSMLVGPIYNGVVGFSVTGSAVQGSVAGKVAAKYAKGKSFINISDSKMSAAIDEIFEPLKKEKGYSPGWVEHLIQGILTPYYVLFIKDKDRLESALTMVEFYKDHFLPNLKAEDLHDLRKVNEVKNMLLNAEMKLRSSLFRTESRGNHYREDYPDQNDKEWLAWVVMEKGPDGKMKLEKFPVKDFKKLIA; via the coding sequence TTGACGAATTATTCAAAAGATAGATACAGTACTGATGTATTGGTTATTGGCGGTGGAATAGCAGCTGTGTTTGCTGCTACTAGAGCCACTGAAGCTGGTGCAAAAGTAATTGTAGTTGATAAAGGAAGCATCGGTAGATCAGGTCAAACACCCTTTGCAAGTGGAATGACAATTTTTGATGAAGAGTCAGGTCATGATAGAGCTAACTGGCATCGAATATTAGAAGAAAATTCTAAAAAATTAAATAACCCGGCATATTTAGATATGTACATGGATTATTCTAAAGAGATCTATAGTGATCTAGAAAAATGGGGAGCTACCAATACGGGTTTTGGAAAAGTATTCAGAGATAAGTTACTTGCTAACGGTAATATCAAAGTTATTGAAAGAACAATGATAACAACATTATTAGAAGAAAATGGTCATATTGTTGGGGCTACAGGTTTTAAGCTAGATAGTGAAGAAGCCGTATTGATTAAAGCTAAAACAGTGATTTTGTGTACAGGAGCAGGAGGATTTAAACCAAATGGTTTTCAGGTTGGCTCGCTGACATTTGACGGAGATGCCATGGCTTATAGAATAGGTGCTAAAATTTCCGGGAAAGAGTTTGTAGATACACATGATACAAATAGTGAAACACCTGCATATTGTTGGGGACTACCATTTCAGAGAAAGTGGAGCATGGGACTTCCGAAAGAAACTGACGGACCAGTTGATGGCGGAGGGATGGCACTTGATTTAAGTTCGGCTATAGAGGCGCATAAGGGTTTGATTCCTGTAGAAATGAAAAGACCTGAAGGCCCACCACCTGGTGGAGATAACCCACCTATGGACAAAAGACCTAAAGGGGATAGACCACCAATGGGAAAAAAACCTGAAGGAAGACCTGAAGAAGGAAAAGCACATCTGGAAATGTCAGGAGATATGGTAGGAGGAGCATCAGCAGGGCTTAGTGTGCATAAGGCTGAAGGTTTATTTCCCAGTGACGATAAATGTGCAACAAATATAAAAGGATTGTATGCAGCAGGAGACTGTCTGTCTTCCATGTTAGTTGGACCAATATACAATGGAGTGGTTGGATTTTCAGTGACTGGATCAGCTGTACAGGGCTCAGTTGCAGGGAAGGTAGCGGCGAAATATGCAAAAGGAAAATCTTTTATAAATATTTCAGACTCAAAAATGTCCGCAGCTATCGATGAGATCTTTGAACCCTTAAAAAAAGAAAAAGGGTATTCCCCTGGATGGGTGGAGCATTTGATTCAGGGAATTTTGACTCCTTATTATGTCTTATTTATAAAAGACAAAGACAGGCTAGAGTCAGCACTTACAATGGTTGAATTTTATAAAGATCACTTTTTACCAAATTTAAAGGCAGAAGATCTACATGACTTAAGAAAAGTCAACGAAGTAAAAAATATGCTTTTAAATGCCGAGATGAAATTAAGATCATCACTTTTCAGAACAGAAAGCAGGGGAAATCATTACAGGGAAGATTATCCTGATCAAAATGACAAAGAGTGGCTTGCCTGGGTCGTCATGGAAAAGGGCCCTGACGGAAAAATGAAGCTTGAAAAATTCCCTGTAAAAGATTTTAAAAAATTAATTGCCTAA
- a CDS encoding twin-arginine translocase TatA/TatE family subunit, whose protein sequence is MGSTELMIVLAIVVLVFGSSAIPKLAKSVGEARREFNKAIKDEDKEIKKDGEV, encoded by the coding sequence ATGGGTTCAACAGAATTAATGATTGTTTTGGCTATAGTAGTTCTTGTATTTGGGTCATCAGCGATACCAAAATTAGCTAAATCAGTGGGAGAAGCAAGAAGAGAGTTTAATAAAGCAATTAAAGATGAAGATAAAGAGATAAAGAAAGACGGAGAAGTATAA
- a CDS encoding FAD-dependent oxidoreductase, with translation MYVNRRAFIKGALGIGVAGAAIAAGFIKNRSPKEISQLMETALEQETDILVIGGGIAGVFAALRASRNGAKVILVDKGSVGRSGQTPFANGFAVFDEANGDDRATWHKNMATNTDGIHRPEYLDQLMDYSKEIYEEMESWGATKVGFGKVFREKLYNEGIQIIERTMLTTLLEKNGKVAGAVGFKLDSEEAVVVKAKSVILCTGAGAFKPNGFQVRSLTNDGDAMAYRIGGKISGKEFVDTHFTGSDSPAYCWGNWKNQWETGIMKVENGPEANGMGLDLNMYHSAHAANIPVTMGPPGGGNVEKKPPESMGTGKKEPGMEGGKPPGMGDGDPIGGSTAGMGVHKSEGLFPTDAKCGTNIEGLFAAGDSLSSMLVGGKYVGVIGFALAGSATQGALAGEVGAEYIKTSSMPKISDTTINAIKEEMFAPREREKGYSPAWVTQMLQFNMIPYYVLYIKKEDRLKAALKNIEFFRDHFADKMIASDAHDLRLVHETKNMILNAEMKLKASLFRTESRGNHYREDYPETNDKDWLAWVVIEKDKGGEMKLSKVPVNG, from the coding sequence ATGTATGTTAATAGACGAGCATTTATTAAGGGTGCTCTTGGTATAGGTGTAGCAGGTGCCGCCATAGCAGCAGGATTTATAAAGAACAGATCACCTAAAGAGATCTCACAGCTTATGGAAACTGCGCTAGAGCAGGAAACTGATATTTTGGTAATCGGCGGAGGTATCGCAGGGGTTTTTGCAGCTCTGAGAGCCAGCAGAAACGGAGCCAAGGTGATACTTGTAGATAAAGGAAGTGTGGGAAGGTCTGGCCAGACTCCGTTTGCCAATGGTTTTGCTGTATTTGATGAGGCCAACGGAGATGACAGAGCTACATGGCACAAAAATATGGCTACAAATACTGATGGAATACACAGACCGGAATATCTAGATCAGCTAATGGACTACTCTAAAGAGATATATGAAGAGATGGAGTCATGGGGAGCTACAAAGGTTGGTTTCGGTAAGGTTTTCAGAGAGAAATTATACAATGAAGGAATTCAAATAATTGAAAGAACTATGCTGACTACACTTCTTGAAAAAAACGGGAAAGTAGCTGGGGCTGTGGGATTTAAATTAGACAGCGAAGAGGCAGTGGTAGTAAAGGCAAAATCTGTAATTTTATGTACTGGTGCCGGGGCTTTTAAACCCAACGGGTTTCAAGTACGTTCACTGACAAATGACGGTGACGCCATGGCCTATAGAATAGGTGGTAAGATTTCCGGGAAAGAGTTTGTAGATACTCATTTTACTGGCTCTGATAGTCCAGCTTATTGCTGGGGAAACTGGAAAAACCAATGGGAAACTGGGATAATGAAGGTAGAAAATGGCCCTGAAGCAAATGGAATGGGACTAGACCTCAATATGTATCACAGTGCACATGCAGCTAATATCCCAGTTACCATGGGACCTCCTGGAGGAGGGAACGTAGAAAAAAAACCACCAGAAAGCATGGGAACCGGAAAAAAAGAACCTGGAATGGAGGGAGGGAAGCCTCCTGGAATGGGTGACGGTGATCCTATAGGAGGATCTACAGCAGGAATGGGAGTTCACAAAAGTGAGGGACTTTTCCCAACTGATGCCAAATGCGGAACTAATATAGAGGGGCTATTTGCAGCAGGAGACAGTTTATCGTCTATGTTGGTAGGAGGTAAATATGTAGGAGTAATCGGATTTGCCCTTGCAGGTTCTGCAACACAAGGAGCCTTGGCAGGAGAGGTTGGAGCTGAATACATAAAAACATCCAGTATGCCTAAGATCAGCGACACCACTATAAATGCTATAAAAGAAGAGATGTTTGCACCGAGGGAAAGAGAAAAAGGTTATAGTCCAGCCTGGGTGACTCAGATGCTTCAGTTTAACATGATCCCATACTATGTACTTTACATAAAAAAAGAGGACAGGTTAAAGGCAGCATTAAAAAATATAGAGTTTTTCAGAGATCATTTTGCAGATAAGATGATAGCAAGTGATGCTCACGATCTGAGATTGGTTCATGAAACAAAAAATATGATATTGAATGCAGAGATGAAGCTGAAAGCTTCGCTGTTTAGGACTGAGAGCAGAGGAAACCACTATAGGGAAGATTATCCAGAAACAAACGACAAAGACTGGCTTGCCTGGGTTGTAATTGAAAAAGATAAAGGTGGAGAGATGAAACTGTCTAAAGTACCGGTAAATGGATAA